From the Methanobacteriales archaeon HGW-Methanobacteriales-1 genome, the window CGGGAATAAATCAAATATATTTATGGGTCGGTACAGAAATAGCTCCTAATATGGTAACCAATGTAGTTTTCGACTTCAGAGGATATGATACTCTGGGAGAAGCCCTTATCCTTGTTACGGCTGTAGTTATAACTCTTCTAATATTTGGAAGAGGAAAAGTAGAAATGGGGGGCAAATAAATGAGTACCATACTTAAAATATTCGTATTCCCTGCCGCAATGCTTATAATGTGTTTGGGAGTTTTAACAATTCTCGGAGGACACATCACACCTGGAGGAGGATTTCAGGGAGGGGCTATGATCGCCGGAGCATTTATTTTCTGTGCTGTAGTTTACGGATTAAAAGAAAACCCTTTCCATTTTTCACATGATTTTATGGCGGCTATGGAGAGTGCGGGTGCATTAATTTATGTGGGTCTGGGATTAGCCGGATTGATATTCTCTGGATTTTATTTATACAACCTAGGAGTAGATTTATATAGTATAGTTCCTACCTTCATAAAAAATATATTTGACTATCCTGATCCAATACACGCAGGTATTATCCCTTATTTGAATATAATGGTTGGTTTAAAAGTTATGGTTGGTTTAAGTGCAGTA encodes:
- a CDS encoding EhbH; translated protein: MSEGIRNLIASIALALFGITLLESMVGFKEALNPGINQIYLWVGTEIAPNMVTNVVFDFRGYDTLGEALILVTAVVITLLIFGRGKVEMGGK
- a CDS encoding cation:proton antiporter (subunit B of antiporter complex involved in resistance to high concentrations of Na+, K+, Li+ and/or alkali), whose amino-acid sequence is MSTILKIFVFPAAMLIMCLGVLTILGGHITPGGGFQGGAMIAGAFIFCAVVYGLKENPFHFSHDFMAAMESAGALIYVGLGLAGLIFSGFYLYNLGVDLYSIVPTFIKNIFDYPDPIHAGIIPYLNIMVGLKVMVGLSAVVIAFMQFNHDDENNDANGESDGK